TTTATGGTTGTCTTCGTGCAATTTAAGCAAGTTTCCAGATTTCCTAAGAAACCAAGATGAGTTGGAGCTTTTAAATCTGTCCGAGAACAACCTGCGTGGCACAGTCCCAGAATGGATGTTGAACGTAGGCAAAGCGAGTCTAAAAGCAATTTCCCTTGCTAACAACTTCCTCACCGGCTTTGGTCAACATCCAATTCTTCTCTCGTGGACTCGTTTGACCTATTTAGACCTCAGCTCTAATTTGCTCCAAGGATCTCTTCCTATCCCAGCAGCCTCGAATttgaaatattatattatttcaaataattcattGACTGGAAATGTTCCAGAATTGTTTTGGAATCTGAGTTCTCTTCAAGTTCTTGATTTGGCTAGTAATAACTTAAGTGGTTCACTTCCTCGATGTTCGGACAACTTTGGTGCTTCTCTATCAATACTCGATCTGCAAATGAACAAATTTCAAGGAAGCATTTTAAAGAATTGGGTAAAAGGAAGTCAATTGAAGATAATAATTTTCAGTCAAAACCAATTTCGAGGACGATTACCAAGGTCGCTGGTGAAGTGTACGATGTTGAAGGTCCTGGATCTCGGAAATAACCAATTCAATGATAGGTTTCCTTCTTGGTTGAAGAATCTTCCAAATTTAAAGGTTCTCATTTTGCGGTCAAACAAATTCAACGGCCCAATAGAGATTTCTAAGAGCAAATATATGTTCCCAAACTTGCGAATCATTGACCTCTCctacaacaatttttttggaaagCTACCTCTAGAACTTTTCGGCAATTGGAAGGTTAGAAAATCTGAGACTGTAGATCAGTTGTCATATATTCAAGTGTATCCAATAATATTCTTGAAAACTCTTGGTCCTTACCAATTCAGTTATGGTTTTGATTACTCCATGACAATGACAAACAAAGGCCAGAATATGTTCTATGAGAAAGTCCAAGAATTATTCACAGCTGTTGATATGTCAAGCAATAgattttttggagaaattcCGAGTTCCATTGAAAATTTAAGGGGTTGTCATATGCTCAATCTTTCCAATAACATTCTTACCGGTCACATTCCACCATCTTTAGGGAACCTTGTAGAGCTCGAAACACTAGACCTTTCTCATAACAAGTTGTTAGGAGAAATTCCATCAGAGCTAACACAACTTACTTTCTTGGAAGTTTTCAGTGTTTCTCATAATAATCTAGTGGGATCTATACCACAAGGGAAACAATTTGGTACATTTGAAGTTGGTTCATTTGAAGGGAATTCAGGATTGTGTGGGAAACCATTGACAAAGAAATGTGACAATTTTGATGAATTGCCTTATCCATCATCTTCAATCTCTGAAGGAAGTAAAGACTCTGAATCTCCATTTAAATTTGGTTGGAAAATAGTTGTGATTGGGTATGCATTTGGACTAGTTCTTGGAGTGGTAATTGGGTGTATTGTGATTACAAGAAAATATGATTGGTTGAAGAACACCCTCAGAATAAGGTAACTAATATGAAGAAAATGAGTGGTAGGAAACATAGAAACTCAATCAAATAGTTTGGCCACAAGATGTCTTCCGAAGAAATGAATATGTATTCATGTTTactgctttcttttttcttttttcttgtgtGTAATGTG
This window of the Corylus avellana chromosome ca5, CavTom2PMs-1.0 genome carries:
- the LOC132180668 gene encoding receptor-like protein 7, with the translated sequence MGLLSLSLMPLLFLLSQLLLIPAHNSSPFIQPLCHPDDSSALLQFKKSFLVIVSSPSIPWIDESDCEKVGSWTLEGDKGDCCSWDGVECDEDSGYVIGLDLRSSCLYGSINSNTSLFRLVHLQRLDLSYNHFNYSPIPPQVGNLSRLTYLNLNASMFSGQIPFEISHLSHLTSLHLNYCELHGEFPMGIFKLPNLRLLDVGYNEGLNGYLPDFTWSNSLETLVLTATSFSGELPPSIGSLSYLNALDVSGCNFSGSIPSSLGNLTNLTVLRLSSNTFKGEVPSSIGNLNRLSFLDLSQNQLTGPILFHLVNLMQLKVLYLHSNDFTNEIPVAILNLTKLSVLALGDNKLQGRIPNSIFNLTNLQYLGLVMNYFSGTVEFDKFVQLKHLIVLYLPYNQLSLLFKEPNANATFPKFQRLWLSSCNLSKFPDFLRNQDELELLNLSENNLRGTVPEWMLNVGKASLKAISLANNFLTGFGQHPILLSWTRLTYLDLSSNLLQGSLPIPAASNLKYYIISNNSLTGNVPELFWNLSSLQVLDLASNNLSGSLPRCSDNFGASLSILDLQMNKFQGSILKNWVKGSQLKIIIFSQNQFRGRLPRSLVKCTMLKVLDLGNNQFNDRFPSWLKNLPNLKVLILRSNKFNGPIEISKSKYMFPNLRIIDLSYNNFFGKLPLELFGNWKVRKSETVDQLSYIQVYPIIFLKTLGPYQFSYGFDYSMTMTNKGQNMFYEKVQELFTAVDMSSNRFFGEIPSSIENLRGCHMLNLSNNILTGHIPPSLGNLVELETLDLSHNKLLGEIPSELTQLTFLEVFSVSHNNLVGSIPQGKQFGTFEVGSFEGNSGLCGKPLTKKCDNFDELPYPSSSISEGSKDSESPFKFGWKIVVIGYAFGLVLGVVIGCIVITRKYDWLKNTLRIR